From one Bacillus sp. FJAT-42376 genomic stretch:
- the trpE gene encoding anthranilate synthase component I, with protein MTHSDLPSFLEDAKTCRTIPVVQSYKIDTLTPIQIFNSLKQQAVYILESNDRESNWSNYSFIGLNAVMTIKEKQGHFVIQEKNGAVKYKSSSFSDVFRHLDQSLQIKLPDLPIPFKGGAVGFIGYDSVSLFEKVQKHSGLNDSDPVCSLAVCSTYIAFDHAENQLYFIQFSFLNGNEQEDEKIALYKKAEAKIQELVKELQNKEPLQELFLNYDQRSLVSFDHVHSNMEKHEFIQKVQKIKNYIAAGDVFQTVLSQRFEMPMEANGFELYRILRKVNPSPYLFYLKNDETEIVGSSPERLIHVQNGHLEIHPIAGTRKRGKDEKEDAQLAESLLADEKEKAEHLMLVDLARNDIGRVANYHSVKTENYMELTYFSHVMHLFSKVTGSLRKDVHPTDALLASFPAGTVSGAPKVRAMEILQELEPTPRNQYAGSIAYIGFDGNIDSCIAIRTAVVKNNKAYIQAGAGIVADSVPESEWEETRSKASALIKAIELANRQFGKEANDEIHTIQSR; from the coding sequence ATGACCCATTCAGATTTACCTTCATTTTTAGAGGATGCAAAGACCTGCCGGACAATCCCGGTTGTGCAGTCCTACAAAATCGATACATTAACTCCCATTCAGATTTTTAACTCCTTAAAACAGCAGGCAGTTTATATATTGGAAAGCAATGACCGGGAATCCAACTGGTCTAATTACTCCTTTATCGGATTAAATGCCGTTATGACAATAAAAGAAAAACAGGGGCACTTTGTCATTCAGGAAAAGAATGGAGCTGTAAAGTATAAATCTTCCAGCTTCTCTGATGTGTTCCGGCACCTTGATCAGTCCCTTCAAATTAAATTGCCTGATCTTCCGATTCCTTTTAAAGGAGGAGCAGTCGGTTTTATCGGATATGATTCTGTCAGCCTCTTTGAAAAGGTGCAAAAGCATTCAGGGCTAAACGATTCAGACCCCGTATGCAGTCTCGCCGTATGCAGCACGTATATAGCGTTTGACCATGCGGAGAACCAGCTTTATTTTATACAATTCTCTTTTTTGAATGGAAATGAGCAGGAAGATGAAAAGATTGCGCTTTATAAGAAAGCGGAAGCGAAGATTCAGGAATTGGTGAAAGAACTTCAAAACAAGGAGCCCCTTCAGGAACTGTTTTTGAACTATGATCAGCGCTCATTGGTTAGCTTCGACCATGTTCATTCCAATATGGAAAAACATGAGTTTATACAAAAAGTCCAGAAAATTAAAAATTATATTGCGGCAGGCGATGTCTTTCAAACGGTTCTTTCCCAGCGTTTTGAAATGCCCATGGAGGCAAATGGATTCGAACTTTACCGAATACTCAGGAAAGTAAATCCATCCCCTTATCTATTCTATTTAAAAAATGATGAAACGGAAATTGTAGGGAGCTCTCCAGAGAGACTGATTCATGTTCAGAACGGGCACCTCGAAATTCACCCGATTGCAGGCACCAGAAAGAGGGGGAAAGATGAGAAAGAAGACGCACAGCTTGCTGAAAGCCTCCTGGCCGATGAAAAAGAGAAAGCCGAACATCTGATGCTTGTCGACTTGGCTAGAAACGACATTGGAAGAGTAGCAAACTATCATTCTGTAAAAACGGAAAATTATATGGAATTGACCTATTTTTCTCATGTGATGCACCTGTTTTCAAAGGTGACCGGGAGCTTAAGGAAGGATGTTCATCCTACGGATGCCCTGCTTGCCTCGTTCCCGGCAGGTACCGTTTCCGGAGCTCCGAAGGTCAGGGCTATGGAAATTCTGCAAGAGCTTGAGCCTACACCGAGAAACCAATATGCGGGAAGCATCGCCTATATCGGTTTTGATGGAAACATCGATTCCTGTATTGCGATCCGGACGGCGGTTGTGAAGAATAATAAAGCTTATATCCAGGCTGGTGCGGGTATTGTAGCGGATTCTGTGCCTGAAAGCGAATGGGAAGAAACCCGGAGCAAAGCGAGCGCACTTATAAAAGCCATTGAGCTTGCCAACCGTCAATTCGGAAAGGAGGCAAATGATGAAATCCATACTATCCAGAGCCGTTGA
- the aroH gene encoding chorismate mutase, which translates to MIRGIRGATTASENTVQSVLSSAEELYKKMAADNQIVPEKVSSVLVTVTKDLDAAFPAKALRELTGWNHVPVMCMAEIDVPGALQKCIRVMMHVETDLNQNEVQHVYLKGASVLRPDLTNSRQESSPLTE; encoded by the coding sequence TTGATAAGAGGGATTAGAGGGGCTACAACAGCTTCTGAAAACACCGTTCAATCTGTATTAAGTTCAGCGGAGGAGCTTTATAAAAAAATGGCGGCTGACAATCAAATTGTTCCTGAAAAAGTCAGCAGTGTCCTTGTGACGGTGACGAAGGATCTGGATGCGGCATTTCCGGCAAAAGCATTGAGAGAATTAACAGGCTGGAACCATGTTCCGGTTATGTGCATGGCTGAAATTGACGTTCCCGGGGCCTTGCAAAAATGCATCAGGGTCATGATGCATGTGGAAACGGATTTGAACCAAAATGAAGTACAGCATGTATATCTGAAAGGCGCATCTGTTTTAAGACCGGACTTGACAAATTCCAGGCAAGAATCTTCTCCATTGACAGAGTAG
- the aroB gene encoding 3-dehydroquinate synthase, whose translation MEAVTVASADHSYQVIIGNGALSSFKHVLTDSGIKPEKILLITDDEVYRLYGEKVKASLCEYAPVEVMAVPNGEEAKSFEQYYAILSYALEIGLDRKSMIAALGGGVVGDLAGFAAATFMRGIPFIQIPTTLLAHDSAVGGKTGINHPKGKNMIGAFHQPKAVFYHPEFLASLPDREMRSGMAEVIKHALIANPSFLSWLQKDLTAVRSPNEEQLIKMITEGIRVKAAIVSEDEKETGVRAFLNFGHTLGHAIEAALGYGKITHGDAVAQGMLFASWLSEKELGSSIYYTEHKMWFKEIGFPVAIPEKVRTEELVSYMLKDKKSASGNVNMVLLEEIGSPVIHSFLPVRLQELLEQYRKEELN comes from the coding sequence ATGGAAGCTGTCACCGTTGCGTCGGCTGATCATTCCTACCAGGTTATAATCGGTAACGGGGCCTTGTCATCTTTTAAACATGTACTCACGGACTCCGGGATAAAACCTGAGAAAATTCTTCTCATTACGGATGATGAAGTTTATCGCCTGTATGGGGAAAAAGTGAAAGCATCCCTATGTGAATATGCACCCGTTGAGGTAATGGCTGTTCCAAATGGAGAAGAAGCAAAATCCTTTGAGCAGTATTATGCAATTCTTTCATATGCGCTTGAAATAGGACTGGACAGGAAAAGCATGATTGCCGCTCTTGGAGGGGGAGTTGTGGGAGACCTTGCGGGGTTTGCTGCTGCCACTTTCATGAGAGGCATTCCGTTTATCCAGATTCCAACGACACTCCTCGCCCACGATAGTGCAGTCGGAGGCAAGACCGGTATCAATCATCCTAAAGGGAAGAATATGATCGGCGCTTTCCATCAGCCCAAAGCGGTCTTTTATCATCCTGAATTTCTGGCATCCCTTCCGGACAGAGAGATGCGTTCGGGTATGGCAGAGGTCATCAAACATGCGCTGATTGCAAATCCGTCTTTCCTGTCATGGCTGCAAAAGGACCTGACCGCTGTCAGGAGTCCGAATGAAGAACAGCTCATTAAGATGATTACGGAAGGCATTCGGGTAAAAGCAGCTATTGTGTCTGAAGATGAAAAAGAAACCGGAGTCAGGGCTTTTTTGAATTTTGGCCATACGCTCGGCCATGCCATTGAAGCAGCGCTCGGGTATGGAAAGATTACGCACGGTGATGCAGTTGCCCAGGGCATGCTTTTTGCTTCCTGGCTAAGTGAAAAGGAACTAGGTTCGAGCATTTATTATACAGAACATAAAATGTGGTTTAAGGAGATCGGTTTTCCCGTTGCGATTCCAGAAAAAGTTCGTACGGAAGAACTGGTTTCCTATATGCTCAAAGATAAGAAATCGGCATCTGGAAACGTGAATATGGTGCTCCTTGAAGAAATCGGATCTCCGGTGATTCATTCTTTTCTTCCTGTGAGACTGCAGGAATTGCTTGAGCAGTATCGAAAGGAGGAGCTGAATTGA
- the trpD gene encoding anthranilate phosphoribosyltransferase — MMKSILSRAVEGERFTRFEAKEAMRSIMEGRATEAQIASFLSILRLRGETVEEIIGFTEAMKEKMVVIKGLEDAVDTCGTGGDQASTFNISTSAAITASSFGVKVAKHGNRSFTSKSGSADVLEALDIKPLESPCQAAEELGKYHMGFLFAPLYHTSMKHAVNPRKEIGFRTAFNLLGPLANPANASKQVIGVFSERYAQLMAEALCKLGTKHALLVTGADGLDEITVTDETMVLEVKGETISRYTISPEQFGMSRGNPLDLKAGSPQESAAMICKAFQNRGPQAVKDIISLNAGAALYASGYAQTLNEGVQLSEQAIISGQALAQLQKLQKKKVEKYA; from the coding sequence ATGATGAAATCCATACTATCCAGAGCCGTTGAAGGAGAACGATTTACGAGATTCGAAGCGAAGGAAGCAATGCGGTCCATTATGGAGGGGCGTGCAACAGAAGCCCAGATTGCCAGTTTTTTATCCATATTGAGACTCCGGGGAGAAACAGTAGAAGAAATTATCGGTTTTACTGAGGCCATGAAAGAGAAGATGGTTGTAATTAAAGGGCTCGAAGATGCGGTAGATACATGCGGAACAGGAGGAGATCAGGCCTCCACATTCAATATTTCGACTTCAGCAGCAATAACGGCGTCCTCATTCGGGGTGAAAGTGGCAAAGCATGGAAACCGGTCCTTTACGTCAAAAAGCGGAAGCGCGGATGTATTGGAGGCGCTGGATATTAAGCCGCTGGAATCTCCATGCCAGGCAGCGGAGGAACTTGGAAAATACCACATGGGGTTCCTGTTTGCACCGCTCTATCACACATCCATGAAGCATGCCGTGAATCCAAGAAAGGAGATCGGATTCAGGACGGCATTTAATCTGCTGGGACCTCTGGCGAATCCCGCCAATGCTTCCAAACAGGTAATTGGAGTCTTCTCAGAGCGTTATGCCCAATTAATGGCTGAAGCTCTCTGCAAGCTTGGTACAAAGCATGCTCTCCTTGTTACAGGCGCAGACGGGCTTGATGAGATTACGGTAACAGACGAAACGATGGTATTGGAAGTAAAAGGTGAAACCATCAGCCGCTATACAATCTCACCGGAGCAATTCGGCATGAGCCGGGGAAATCCCCTCGATTTGAAGGCTGGCAGCCCGCAAGAAAGCGCGGCGATGATCTGCAAAGCCTTTCAGAACAGGGGGCCGCAAGCCGTTAAAGATATTATTTCTTTAAATGCGGGCGCAGCCCTTTATGCATCCGGCTATGCGCAGACTCTGAACGAAGGTGTCCAACTATCCGAACAGGCCATTATTTCCGGGCAAGCCCTTGCCCAGCTTCAAAAACTCCAGAAAAAGAAGGTGGAAAAGTATGCTTGA
- the hepT gene encoding heptaprenyl diphosphate synthase component II — MKFKNLYTFLNKDLDLIEQELEKVVQSNYAMLSEAGLDMLQAGGKRIRPVFVLLSGMFGDYRIEKIKDVAVALEIIHMATLVHDDVIDDAELRRGKPTIKARWDNRIAMYTGDYLFAKSLELMTELHDPIAHKILSRTIVDVVVGEIEQLKDKYRYEQSFKDYLKRIKRKTAILIATSCQLGAIAAGTDEFLHKKLYLFGYNVGMSFQIIDDILDFTSTEKQLGKPVGSDLLQGNITLPVLIAMKDNDLKAEIMKVGPSTKPDEIKPLIEAIKKSGAIEQSYEVSNRYLEKAFALLNEMPSNKARSTMHSIAKYIGKRKI, encoded by the coding sequence ATGAAATTTAAAAATTTATATACGTTTTTAAACAAAGATCTGGATTTGATTGAACAGGAGCTTGAAAAAGTGGTTCAGTCAAACTATGCGATGCTGAGCGAAGCCGGGCTGGATATGCTTCAGGCAGGAGGAAAACGGATTCGTCCGGTATTTGTTCTCCTTTCCGGAATGTTTGGCGATTACCGTATCGAAAAAATTAAAGATGTGGCTGTTGCACTTGAAATTATCCACATGGCTACGCTCGTTCATGACGATGTAATTGATGATGCCGAGCTGAGAAGGGGAAAGCCAACGATTAAGGCGCGGTGGGATAACCGGATTGCTATGTACACAGGGGATTATCTGTTTGCTAAATCGCTTGAGCTTATGACCGAACTGCACGATCCTATCGCGCATAAAATTCTCTCACGCACAATTGTTGATGTTGTGGTAGGAGAAATTGAGCAGCTGAAGGATAAGTACCGGTATGAGCAATCTTTTAAAGATTACCTGAAAAGAATCAAAAGAAAAACGGCCATCTTGATTGCGACAAGCTGTCAGCTTGGAGCAATTGCTGCTGGAACCGACGAATTCCTGCATAAAAAGCTTTACCTCTTTGGCTATAATGTCGGCATGTCCTTTCAAATCATTGATGATATTCTTGATTTTACATCTACTGAAAAACAGCTTGGAAAACCAGTCGGCAGCGATCTTCTTCAAGGCAATATTACTCTGCCTGTGCTCATTGCCATGAAAGACAATGATTTGAAGGCAGAGATCATGAAGGTCGGACCATCAACAAAGCCGGATGAAATCAAGCCTCTGATTGAAGCGATAAAAAAATCAGGTGCGATTGAACAGTCCTATGAGGTGAGCAATCGATATTTGGAAAAAGCGTTTGCTCTTTTGAATGAGATGCCTTCAAATAAAGCGAGAAGCACCATGCATTCGATTGCCAAATATATTGGAAAAAGAAAAATTTGA
- the trpB gene encoding tryptophan synthase subunit beta produces MNMYPDNKGRYGEFGGKFVPETLMEPLEELEAAYREAIADPSFGEEYVRLLKEYSGRPTALTFADNLTKSIGGAKIYLKREDLNHTGAHKINNAIGQALLAKRMGKNQLIAETGAGQHGVAAATVAAKFGMKCKVFMGHEDVERQQLNVFRMELLGAEVVPVHSGNKTLKDATNEAIRYWVQHCEDHFYMIGSVVGPHPYPMMVRDFQKVIGEESKKQFLERTGGLPDKVIACIGGGSNAIGMFHPFLQDEVELIGVEAAGKGIDTPLHAATITKGTNGVIHGSLTYLIQDRFGQIVEPYSISAGLDYPGVGPEHAHLASTGRVKYVHATDQEALDALHRTAKEEGLLAAIESAHALAQAFSMAKDMSPDQSILVCLSGRGDKDVHTLMKALKGEVDQDELLSVSSGAK; encoded by the coding sequence TTGAATATGTATCCCGATAATAAAGGCAGATACGGAGAATTTGGCGGGAAATTTGTACCTGAAACACTGATGGAGCCCCTTGAGGAGCTTGAAGCAGCCTATAGAGAGGCAATAGCTGATCCTTCATTTGGAGAAGAATACGTCCGGCTTTTGAAAGAATATTCCGGAAGGCCGACAGCATTGACTTTTGCAGATAATCTAACGAAATCAATTGGCGGAGCCAAAATCTATTTAAAAAGAGAGGACCTTAACCATACGGGTGCCCATAAAATTAATAACGCAATAGGCCAGGCTTTGCTTGCGAAACGGATGGGGAAAAATCAGCTGATCGCTGAAACCGGGGCAGGACAGCACGGAGTAGCGGCTGCGACTGTAGCAGCTAAATTTGGAATGAAATGCAAAGTGTTTATGGGACATGAGGATGTGGAGAGACAGCAGCTGAATGTATTCCGGATGGAACTGCTCGGTGCAGAAGTCGTTCCCGTTCACTCCGGGAATAAGACATTGAAGGATGCGACAAATGAGGCAATCCGCTACTGGGTCCAGCATTGTGAAGACCATTTCTATATGATTGGTTCTGTTGTCGGTCCCCATCCATACCCAATGATGGTAAGGGACTTTCAGAAAGTAATCGGGGAAGAATCAAAGAAACAATTCCTGGAACGGACTGGCGGCCTTCCGGATAAAGTCATTGCCTGTATAGGCGGAGGAAGCAATGCGATTGGCATGTTCCATCCCTTTCTTCAAGATGAAGTGGAGCTGATTGGAGTAGAAGCGGCCGGTAAAGGAATTGACACACCTCTTCATGCGGCAACCATTACAAAAGGAACGAATGGAGTCATTCACGGTTCCCTGACTTACTTAATCCAAGATAGATTTGGACAGATCGTTGAGCCGTATTCTATTTCTGCTGGGCTTGATTATCCCGGAGTGGGACCTGAGCACGCTCATCTGGCGAGCACAGGCAGGGTCAAATACGTTCATGCTACCGATCAGGAAGCCCTTGATGCGCTGCACAGGACTGCGAAGGAAGAGGGACTGCTCGCTGCCATAGAATCTGCCCATGCTCTGGCGCAGGCCTTTTCAATGGCAAAGGATATGTCTCCGGATCAGTCCATTCTTGTCTGCCTGTCCGGACGCGGCGACAAAGATGTTCATACGCTGATGAAAGCCTTGAAAGGAGAAGTGGATCAAGATGAATTACTTTCAGTCTCTTCTGGAGCAAAATAA
- a CDS encoding protein-glutamate O-methyltransferase CheR — MDEYQLFAKNMYELTRIDLSLYKEAQMKRRLTSLYEKKGFASFSQYFQAIKKEDSLLLEFLDRMTINVSEFYRNGKRWETLEKTILPELALKTGRLKIWSAACSTGEEPYTLAMISKNLGVSSPMITATDLDENVLARAKLGLYAERSLKEVPVTSKNRFFTSNGDAFEVKEEIKKMVQFKKHNLLSDPYENQLDLIVCRNVLIYFTEEAKEIIYQKFSQALKKDGYLFVGSTEQIFHPDRYGFESAEPFFYRKK, encoded by the coding sequence ATGGATGAATATCAGCTTTTTGCAAAAAATATGTATGAGTTAACCCGGATTGATTTGTCATTATATAAAGAAGCGCAAATGAAACGCCGTTTAACTTCTTTGTATGAAAAAAAAGGATTTGCTTCCTTTTCGCAATATTTCCAGGCAATAAAAAAAGAGGATTCTCTTTTGCTTGAATTCCTTGACCGGATGACGATTAACGTTTCCGAATTTTACCGGAACGGAAAACGGTGGGAGACTTTAGAAAAAACCATACTGCCTGAGCTCGCTTTAAAAACAGGCAGGCTTAAAATCTGGAGTGCTGCTTGTTCCACAGGTGAAGAACCATATACCCTGGCTATGATTTCAAAGAATCTTGGAGTATCCTCTCCGATGATTACCGCAACAGATTTAGACGAAAATGTGCTGGCTCGGGCAAAGCTCGGACTATATGCTGAAAGGTCGCTTAAAGAAGTACCTGTAACCAGTAAAAACCGGTTTTTTACGTCGAACGGGGATGCATTTGAAGTAAAAGAAGAGATAAAAAAAATGGTCCAGTTCAAAAAGCATAATCTGCTTTCAGATCCTTATGAAAATCAGCTGGATTTAATTGTCTGCCGAAATGTATTAATTTATTTCACAGAGGAAGCAAAAGAAATCATTTATCAAAAGTTCAGTCAGGCACTGAAAAAAGACGGATATTTGTTTGTGGGCAGTACGGAGCAGATTTTTCATCCGGACAGATACGGGTTTGAATCGGCTGAACCTTTTTTCTACCGCAAAAAATAG
- the aroC gene encoding chorismate synthase translates to MRYLTSGESHGPQLTAILEGIPAGLSLTAEDINRDLARRQKGYGRGRRMQIEKDQVVIAGGVRHGKTLGSPIALIVENKDWKHWTKIMGAEPLEDMEDSEVKRQISRPRPGHADLNGAIKYGHRDMRNVLERSSARETTVRVAAGAVAKRILAECGIKIAGHVLEIGGIRSGHPAFSDVDELLAKTEESPVRCADEKAAAKMMEAIDRAKENGDSIGGIVEVVAEGMPPGVGSYVHYDRKLDAKIAAAIMSINAFKGAEIGIGFEAGRLFGSEVHDEIAWDQERGYYRKTNRLGGLEGGMTTGMPIIARGVMKPIPTLYKPLQSVDIETKEPFSASIERSDSCAVPAASVVAEAVVAWELAAAITEQFGQDRMDLIRENAEKMRQRAREF, encoded by the coding sequence ATGAGGTATTTAACATCCGGGGAGTCACACGGTCCTCAGCTGACAGCGATATTAGAAGGAATCCCCGCAGGTCTGAGTCTTACTGCGGAGGACATCAATAGAGATTTGGCACGCAGACAAAAGGGATATGGCAGAGGACGCAGAATGCAAATCGAGAAGGATCAGGTGGTTATAGCCGGCGGGGTGCGCCATGGCAAAACGCTCGGTTCTCCGATTGCCCTCATTGTAGAAAATAAAGACTGGAAGCACTGGACGAAAATAATGGGGGCTGAGCCTCTGGAAGATATGGAAGATTCAGAGGTAAAAAGGCAGATCAGCCGACCGCGCCCGGGGCATGCGGATTTAAACGGGGCGATTAAGTATGGCCATCGGGATATGAGAAATGTATTAGAGAGATCTTCTGCCAGAGAAACGACAGTCCGTGTGGCTGCAGGAGCTGTGGCCAAACGGATCCTTGCTGAGTGCGGAATAAAAATCGCGGGACATGTCCTGGAAATCGGCGGAATCCGTTCCGGGCATCCTGCCTTTTCCGATGTTGATGAACTTTTAGCAAAAACAGAGGAATCTCCGGTACGATGTGCTGATGAAAAGGCGGCAGCCAAAATGATGGAGGCCATCGACCGTGCCAAGGAAAACGGCGATTCGATCGGCGGCATTGTAGAGGTGGTTGCGGAAGGAATGCCTCCGGGAGTGGGAAGCTACGTTCACTACGACCGGAAGCTCGATGCGAAAATTGCAGCTGCGATTATGAGCATCAATGCTTTTAAAGGAGCGGAAATCGGGATTGGATTTGAAGCTGGACGATTGTTCGGAAGTGAAGTTCATGATGAGATTGCCTGGGATCAGGAGCGCGGCTATTACCGGAAAACCAATCGTCTCGGCGGACTTGAAGGCGGAATGACCACCGGTATGCCAATCATAGCCCGCGGTGTCATGAAACCCATTCCAACGCTGTATAAACCATTGCAAAGTGTAGATATAGAGACGAAAGAACCGTTTTCGGCAAGCATTGAGCGTTCAGACAGCTGTGCAGTCCCTGCTGCAAGTGTTGTGGCGGAAGCAGTTGTCGCATGGGAGCTTGCTGCAGCGATTACGGAACAATTCGGCCAGGACAGAATGGATCTCATCCGGGAAAACGCTGAAAAAATGCGCCAGCGTGCGAGGGAATTTTAA
- a CDS encoding phosphoribosylanthranilate isomerase yields MIRPLLKYCGNKSREDYELAIHSEADYLGLIFADSKRKTEPETAAEWVEEFGRNGKKLTGVFVHPSHEEIQRACDILSLDAVQFHGEETTDFLKEFRQKNGSAEIWKAIPHDEKAVEKMERYAPFTDVFLIDSKVPGSRGGTGIAFDWSAVRVYSEKAEKLGKACFIAGGVNPENIADLLQTDPHGIDLASGIERNGMKNAERIRNLEKRVFEYVSR; encoded by the coding sequence ATGATTCGCCCCCTGCTGAAATATTGCGGAAATAAAAGCAGAGAAGATTATGAACTGGCGATTCATTCGGAAGCTGATTATCTTGGTCTGATTTTTGCAGACAGCAAGAGGAAGACAGAACCTGAAACGGCCGCAGAGTGGGTAGAGGAATTCGGAAGAAACGGAAAGAAGCTTACGGGAGTTTTCGTTCATCCTTCACACGAAGAGATACAAAGGGCGTGCGATATTCTCAGTCTCGATGCCGTCCAATTCCATGGAGAAGAAACCACTGATTTTCTAAAAGAATTCAGGCAAAAAAACGGCTCCGCGGAAATATGGAAAGCGATACCCCATGATGAAAAAGCAGTTGAAAAAATGGAACGGTATGCCCCGTTTACTGATGTATTTTTAATCGACAGCAAGGTTCCGGGTTCGCGGGGGGGGACAGGGATAGCATTCGATTGGTCAGCCGTCCGCGTCTATTCGGAAAAAGCTGAAAAATTAGGGAAAGCATGTTTTATAGCAGGAGGAGTTAATCCTGAAAATATTGCAGATCTGTTACAAACCGATCCGCATGGCATTGATCTGGCAAGCGGAATTGAACGGAATGGAATGAAGAATGCAGAGAGAATCAGAAATTTAGAGAAGAGGGTGTTTGAATATGTATCCCGATAA
- the ndk gene encoding nucleoside-diphosphate kinase, protein MEKTFLMVKPDGVQRQLIGEILQRFERKGFQLAGAKLMQISQELAEQHYGEHKGKGFYNELVDFITSGPVFAMVWQGENVIETSRQMMGKTNPKEALPGTIRGDYGVIVGKNIIHGSDSPESAEREIDLFFKQEELVGYEKLMNSCIY, encoded by the coding sequence ATGGAAAAGACATTTTTGATGGTCAAACCTGATGGTGTTCAAAGGCAGTTAATCGGAGAAATTTTGCAAAGATTCGAAAGAAAGGGCTTTCAATTAGCCGGAGCGAAGCTTATGCAAATTTCACAGGAGCTTGCAGAACAGCATTACGGGGAACATAAGGGGAAAGGTTTTTATAATGAATTAGTGGATTTTATTACTTCAGGACCGGTATTTGCTATGGTATGGCAAGGGGAGAATGTCATTGAGACATCACGCCAGATGATGGGCAAAACCAATCCGAAGGAAGCTCTTCCCGGCACCATCAGAGGGGATTATGGTGTGATTGTCGGAAAGAATATTATTCACGGCTCTGACTCGCCCGAAAGCGCAGAGAGAGAAATTGATCTTTTCTTTAAGCAGGAAGAGCTTGTTGGGTATGAAAAACTAATGAATAGCTGCATTTATTAA
- the trpC gene encoding indole-3-glycerol phosphate synthase TrpC, with protein MLDRILEHKKTEIQTLIQPEDQKLPKRSFYEALKHPNRTVGLIAEVKKASPSKGIIKENFKPEMHAAQYEKGGADCLSVLTDSKFFKGDNAYLSIAKRETNLPVLRKDFIVDHLQVEESDYLGADAILLIGEALDPVYLSELYHHAIERGMDALVEVHSLPVLERILKQITPELIGINNRDLTTFHTDIRRAAEFKGYIPKDSLLVSESGIHTSQDLTLVKEYGAQAVLVGESLMKHQSQEEAVLNLFGEYA; from the coding sequence ATGCTTGACCGAATTCTTGAACATAAAAAAACTGAAATTCAAACTTTAATTCAGCCCGAAGACCAGAAACTCCCGAAACGCTCTTTTTATGAAGCGCTAAAACATCCTAACAGAACAGTAGGGCTGATTGCAGAAGTGAAAAAGGCATCTCCTTCAAAAGGCATCATAAAAGAAAATTTTAAACCTGAAATGCACGCAGCACAATATGAAAAAGGGGGAGCGGACTGTCTTTCCGTACTGACCGACTCTAAATTTTTCAAGGGCGACAATGCCTACTTAAGCATCGCCAAACGAGAAACGAATCTGCCTGTACTAAGGAAAGATTTTATCGTAGACCACCTTCAGGTCGAGGAGTCGGATTATCTTGGCGCTGACGCCATCCTGCTTATCGGGGAGGCGCTGGATCCTGTATATCTGTCTGAACTTTATCATCATGCAATAGAACGGGGAATGGATGCTTTAGTGGAAGTTCACTCATTACCGGTCCTTGAGAGGATTTTAAAACAGATCACTCCTGAATTAATCGGCATCAATAACCGGGATTTAACCACATTTCATACAGACATCCGCCGTGCTGCGGAGTTTAAAGGATACATTCCGAAAGATTCTCTGCTTGTAAGCGAGAGTGGGATTCATACGTCTCAAGATCTGACCTTGGTAAAAGAATACGGAGCCCAGGCTGTTCTGGTAGGAGAATCTCTCATGAAGCATCAAAGCCAGGAGGAAGCGGTTTTGAACCTTTTTGGTGAATATGCATGA